In Eublepharis macularius isolate TG4126 chromosome 4, MPM_Emac_v1.0, whole genome shotgun sequence, the following are encoded in one genomic region:
- the RAB24 gene encoding ras-related protein Rab-24 has product MSGQRVDAKVVMLGKEYVGKTSLVERYVHNRFLVGPYQNTIGAAFVAKVMPVGGRTVTLGIWDTAGSERYEAMSRIYYRGAKAAIVCYDLTDSSSFQRAKFWVNELQNFEENCRIYLCGTKSDLLDDDRRKRGIDFHDVQDYADDIKAELFETSSKTGQNVDELFKKVAEDYVQFTSFQEMTEEKGVDLSQKNTPTYFYSCCHH; this is encoded by the exons ATGAGCGGGCAGCGTGTGGATGCCAAAGTTGTGATGCTGGGCAAAGAATACGTGGGCAAGACCAGCTTGGTGGAAAGATACGTTCACAACCGCTTCCTTGTGGGGCCCTACCAGAAT ACAATAGGTGCTGCATTTGTGGCCAAAGTCATGCCCGTGGGAGGCCGGACAGTGACGTTGGGAATTTGG GATACAGCTGGCTCAGAAAGGTATGAGGCCATGAGCCGGATATACTATCGTGGGGCAAAAGCTGCCATTGTATGTTATG ATCTTACTGATAGCAGCAGTTTCCAGAGAGCAAAATTCTGGGTGAATGAACTGCAGAACTTTGAGGAG AACTGCAGGATCTATTTGTGTGGCACCAAGAGTGACTTGTTGGATGATGACAGGAGAAAGCGGGGAATTGACTTCCATGATGTGCAGGACTATGCTGACG ATATCAAAGCTGAGCTGTTTGAAACTTCCAGTAAGACTGGACAAAATGTAG aCGAACTCTTCAAGAAGGTAGCTGAGGATTATGTGCAATTTACTTCATTTCAAGAGATGACAG AGGAGAAAGGAGTAGATCTGAGCCAGAAGAACACTCCCACCTACTTCTACAGCTGCTGCCATCATTGA
- the PRELID1 gene encoding PRELI domain-containing protein 1, mitochondrial gives MGKYFLTLSVLKGPWDQVFAAFWQRYPNPYSKHVLTEDILHREVTEDQKLLSRRLLTKTNRMPRWAERFFPANVSHSVYILEDSIVDPQNRTMTTFTWNINHARLMVVEERCVYKENPENSNWTEVKREAWVSSSLFGVSRAVQEFGLARFKSNVTKSTKGFEYVLAKMQGEAPSKTLVETAKEATEKAKETALAATEKAKDLASKAATKKKPQQQYV, from the exons ATGGGGAAGTACTTCCTGACCCTGAGCGTCCTCAAGGGCCCCTGGGACCAAGTCTTCGCCGCCTTCTGGCAGCGCTACCCCAACCCTTACAG TAAACATGTCCTAACAGAAGATATCTTACATCGGGAGGTGACAGAAGACCAGAAGCTGCTTTCCAGGCGGCTCCTAACTAAGACCAACAGGATGCCCCGCTGGGCAGAGCGCTTCTTTCCAGCCAATGTTTCTCACTCTGTCTACATCCTGGAAGATTCCATTGTGGACCCACAGAACCGCACTATGACCACATTCACCTGGAACATCAACCATGCACGTCTTATG GTGGTGGAGGAACGTTGTGTTTACAAAGAGAACCCAGAGAACAGTAACTGGACAGAAGTCAAGCGGGAAGCTTGGGTCTCCTCCAGCCTCTTTGGTGTCTCACGTGCTGTCCAG GAGTTTGGCTTGGCCAGGTTTAAAAGCAACGTGACCAAGAGCACCAAAGGATTTGAGTATGTATTGGCCAAAATGCAAG GTGAAGCACCATCTAAAACCTTGGTGGAAACGGCAAAAGAAGCAACGGAGAAAGCCAAGGAGACTGCCTTGGCTGCTACAGAGAAGGCAAAGGACTTGGCTAGCAAGGCAGCTACTAAAAAGAAGCCACAGCAACAATATGTATGA
- the MXD3 gene encoding max dimerization protein 3 isoform X1, with the protein MELMASNIQVLLQAAEFLERKERGTCLKGRLEAEHGYASLVPYSGEDTIQSQKRPKPRKALKSVRSLHNELEKHRRAQLRHCLEQLKQHVPLNSEHSRSTTLSLLHQARLHIKKLEKQEQKAQQLKKRLQCEQQSLYQRLQVLLGYSSVQRLQVNSLDSSQLSSERSDSEQEDAEVDVEGLEFSGIEDAMVASFSTGHEHSYSNASNFWL; encoded by the exons ATGGAGCTTATGGCTAGCAACATCCAGGTACTGCTGCAGGCGGCTGAGTTCTTGGAGCGCAAGGAGAGAGGTACCTGTCTAAAGGGGCGGCTGG AAGCTGAACATGGCTACGCCTCTCTTGTGCCTTACTCTGGAGAAGATACAATACAGTCTCAAAAGAGGCCAAAGCCTCGAAAGGCCTTGAAAAGTGTCAG gTCTCTGCACAACGAGCTGGAGAAACACAG GAGGGCACAATTACGGCACTGTTTGGAGCAACTGAAGCAACACGTCCCCCTGAACTCAGAGCACTCTCGGTCTACAACCCTCAGTCTCTTGCACCAAGCCAGACTGCATATTAAG AAGCTAGAAAAGCAAGAACAGAAAGCTCAGCAGCTGAAGAAGAGGCTACAGTGTGAGCAGCAGAGCTTGTACCAGAGGTTACAGGTGTTGCTTGGTTATTCTAGTGTGCAAAGGCTGCAGGTCAACAGCCTGGACTCTTCTCAGCTCTCCTCTGAACGCTCTGACTCTGAACAAG AGGATGCAGAAGTGGACGTTGAGGGCCTGGAATTCAGTGGCATTGAAGATGCTATGGTGGCTTCCTTCAGCACTGGGCATGAGCATAGCTACTCTAATGCCAGCAACTTCTGGTTATGA
- the MXD3 gene encoding max dimerization protein 3 isoform X2, whose translation MELMASNIQVLLQAAEFLERKEREAEHGYASLVPYSGEDTIQSQKRPKPRKALKSVRSLHNELEKHRRAQLRHCLEQLKQHVPLNSEHSRSTTLSLLHQARLHIKKLEKQEQKAQQLKKRLQCEQQSLYQRLQVLLGYSSVQRLQVNSLDSSQLSSERSDSEQEDAEVDVEGLEFSGIEDAMVASFSTGHEHSYSNASNFWL comes from the exons ATGGAGCTTATGGCTAGCAACATCCAGGTACTGCTGCAGGCGGCTGAGTTCTTGGAGCGCAAGGAGAGAG AAGCTGAACATGGCTACGCCTCTCTTGTGCCTTACTCTGGAGAAGATACAATACAGTCTCAAAAGAGGCCAAAGCCTCGAAAGGCCTTGAAAAGTGTCAG gTCTCTGCACAACGAGCTGGAGAAACACAG GAGGGCACAATTACGGCACTGTTTGGAGCAACTGAAGCAACACGTCCCCCTGAACTCAGAGCACTCTCGGTCTACAACCCTCAGTCTCTTGCACCAAGCCAGACTGCATATTAAG AAGCTAGAAAAGCAAGAACAGAAAGCTCAGCAGCTGAAGAAGAGGCTACAGTGTGAGCAGCAGAGCTTGTACCAGAGGTTACAGGTGTTGCTTGGTTATTCTAGTGTGCAAAGGCTGCAGGTCAACAGCCTGGACTCTTCTCAGCTCTCCTCTGAACGCTCTGACTCTGAACAAG AGGATGCAGAAGTGGACGTTGAGGGCCTGGAATTCAGTGGCATTGAAGATGCTATGGTGGCTTCCTTCAGCACTGGGCATGAGCATAGCTACTCTAATGCCAGCAACTTCTGGTTATGA